The genomic DNA AGGTCGAAGAGGGGAGCGTGGGCGACGGGCGTGGTCATGGGCCCACGATGCCGCAGCGTGGTCACGGGCGACAGGGCCAAGGGGGTTGTGCTTAGGTTAGGCAACCCTTAGTGACGAAGGAGAGCCATGGAACGGCGACGCTTCCTGACCGCGCTGGGACTGGCGGCCACCACCGCCGGTCTGGCGGCCTGCACCCGGGGAGGTGCCCCCGGGGCCGACGCCGCTCCGGCCGCGGGCGGGTCGACGGCTCCGTGGCAGGTGCGGCACCGCTACGGGACGACGACGCTGGCCGCGCCGCCACAGCGCGTCGTCACGCTCGGGCAGACCGACCACGACGCGGCCATCGCGCTCGGGGTGGTCCCCGTGGCGGTCGGCGGGTTCACGGGCGGCTCGTACACCCCCTTCCGCCCGTGGAACAGCGCCGGCCTGGCCGAGAAGCCCCCGGTGCTGGACATGATGGAGATCCCCTTCGAGCGCGTCGCCGCACAGGCGCCGGACCTGATCCTGGCGGTGATGAGCGGGGTGACGAAGGAGGACCACGCGAAGCTGGCGGCCATCGCGCCGACGGTCGCCCAGCCGGTCGACGGCGAGGACTGGGCGGTCCCGTACGCGCCGCACACCGACCTGATCGGCCGGGCCCTCGGGAGGCAGGCCGACGCCGAGCGGCTCGTGGCCGAGCTCGACAGCGCGTTCGCCGACGTCCGCGCCCGCAACGCGGTGCTGGCCGGCAGGACGGCGATCTGCGCCGAGCTCAACGGCGGCGCCTACTACGTCCTCGGTCCGGCCGCGCCCCGCACGCAGTTCCTCACCGACGTCGGGCTCACGCTCGCCCCCACGCTCGCCGCGCTCGCGGGGAAGGGCTACAACGCCGAGCTGAGCAGGGAGCGGCTCGACCTGCTGGACGACGTCGACGTGGTGGTGTGGAGCACCGACGTCGCCGACCGCGGCACCCTGCTGGAGGACCCGCTGGTCGAGGCGCTGGCGAGCACCTCGGAGGGGCGCTACGTGCTCGCGCTGAACGGGGGCGACGACGACCTGCTCTACTCCATGGACTGGGGCAGCATCCTGAGCAACCGGTGGGCGATCGACCAGGCGCTCCCACGCATCCTGCGGGCCGCCGACGGCGACCCGGCGACCGACCCGAACGACTGACGCGTAGGCGTGACCACGCCCGGTCGGGCGCCCGTCGTGGCCCCGGATGCGAACCCCACCGTGAGGTTTTCCACAAGCCTGTGGACAGTCTCGGCGCGGTGTCGGCGCTGGTCGGCGGCTAGATTGGGTGGGTGCCGCAGATGTCGCTCCGCCAGCGCCCCCGCCGGCTGCGCACGTCGCCGGCGATGCGTTCCATGGTCGCCGAGACCAGCGTCGAACCACGCCGCCTCGTGCTCCCGGTCTTCGTCGCCGAGGGTCTGAGCGAACCCCGACCGATCAGCTCGATGCCCGGCGTCGTCCAGCACACGCTCGACACGCTGCGCAAGACCGCGGTCGAGGCCGCGCAGGCCGGTCTGGCCGGGGTGATGCTCTTCGGCATCCCCGAGCACAAGGACGCGCGGGGCTCCGGCGCCGTCGACGAGCACGGGATCCTGACCGAGGCCGTCCGCGCCGTCCACGAGGAGGTCGGCGACGACTGCCTCGTGATGACCGACGTCTGCCTCGACGAGTTCACCGACCACGGCCACTGCGGCGTGCTGACGCCGTCGGGCCGGGTGGACAACGACGCGACGGTGGAGATCTACGCCGAGATGGCCGGGCTGCACGCCGACGCGGGAGCCCACGTCGTCGCCCCCAGCGGGATGATGGACGGCCAGGTCGGCGCCATCCGCGACGCCCTCGAGGCCGCCGGCCACCAGGAGACGGCGATCCTCGCGTACGCGGCGAAGTACACCTCTGCGTTCTACGGCCCCTTCCGCGAGGCCGTCGCGTCGTCGCTCACCGGTGACCGCAAGACCTACCAGCAGGACGGCGCCAACCTGCGCGAGGCGCTGCACGAGGTCGCGCTCGACCTCGCCGAGGGCGCCGACATCGTCATGGTCAAGCCGGCGCTGGCCTACCTCGACGTCATCCGCGCCGTGCGCGAGGCCGTCGACGTGCCGGTCGCGGCGTACAACATCTCGGGGGAGTACGCGATGGTCGAGGCCGCCGCCGCCAACGGCTGGATCGACCGCGACCGCGCGGTCGCCGAGACCCTGACCTCGATCCGCCGCGCGGGCGCCGACGTCGTCCTCACCTACTGGGCGCTGGAGTGGGCGCGGCGCTGGGGGACCGGCCGGTGACCGCGACGCAGC from Microlunatus sagamiharensis includes the following:
- a CDS encoding ABC transporter substrate-binding protein, which translates into the protein MERRRFLTALGLAATTAGLAACTRGGAPGADAAPAAGGSTAPWQVRHRYGTTTLAAPPQRVVTLGQTDHDAAIALGVVPVAVGGFTGGSYTPFRPWNSAGLAEKPPVLDMMEIPFERVAAQAPDLILAVMSGVTKEDHAKLAAIAPTVAQPVDGEDWAVPYAPHTDLIGRALGRQADAERLVAELDSAFADVRARNAVLAGRTAICAELNGGAYYVLGPAAPRTQFLTDVGLTLAPTLAALAGKGYNAELSRERLDLLDDVDVVVWSTDVADRGTLLEDPLVEALASTSEGRYVLALNGGDDDLLYSMDWGSILSNRWAIDQALPRILRAADGDPATDPND
- the hemB gene encoding porphobilinogen synthase, with product MSLRQRPRRLRTSPAMRSMVAETSVEPRRLVLPVFVAEGLSEPRPISSMPGVVQHTLDTLRKTAVEAAQAGLAGVMLFGIPEHKDARGSGAVDEHGILTEAVRAVHEEVGDDCLVMTDVCLDEFTDHGHCGVLTPSGRVDNDATVEIYAEMAGLHADAGAHVVAPSGMMDGQVGAIRDALEAAGHQETAILAYAAKYTSAFYGPFREAVASSLTGDRKTYQQDGANLREALHEVALDLAEGADIVMVKPALAYLDVIRAVREAVDVPVAAYNISGEYAMVEAAAANGWIDRDRAVAETLTSIRRAGADVVLTYWALEWARRWGTGR